GACATCGTGCAAAGATCGATTGATGCTTCCTTAAATGGCAATGGTACTTTTCCAATTCCCTGAACATGATCGACATGAAAAAATACCTTAGGAAAATTCTTCAGGATTTTTCCTGCATCTACGATTGGCTGTATCGTGCCGACTTCATTATTTACATGGATCAGTGAGACTAGAATTGTATCTTTTCTGATGCTCTTTTCCAGTTCTTCCAAGGAAATTTCTCCAGAAGAGTTTACTGGCAGATACGTCACTTCAAAGCCAAGCGACTCCAGATAATGAAATGTTTCGTAGGAGGAAGCATGTTCTACCTCACTTGTAATCAAATGTTTGCCGCGCTCCTGATGCTTTAATGCAATTCCTTTAATGGCTGTATTATTGCCTTCCGTTCCTCCGGAAGTAAATATAATTTCGGCTGGTTTTACTTTCAGCAGTCCTGCTACTGTTTTTCGAGCCTGGAATATAAGCCGTTCTGTTTCTCCGCCCTTGGAATGAATGGAGGATGGATTGGCGAAATAATTCTGAGAAACAGTAACAAATGCATCCAGTACTTCTTTATATGGTTTCGTTGTTGCACTATTGTCAAAATAAATCATGGTTGACTCCTCCGCCTAGCTCACTTATTCTACACATCAATCTATAATACCACAACCGAATAAAAGAAAAAATTGTATTTTACACAGAAAACTGTTTTTGCATATCTCTCTTTATCCTTCCATAAATCCCTCTAAATTAATGGATGGCATCAATGAAATCAAAAGGATATTTTGATTTTCAGAATCCGCTTTCCTGAAGCTGCTGTACTCATACTATTACGCACAGAAAAAGCTGGAACTTTGAGGTCCCAGCTTTTACATCAAATCTTTTGCTTTAAATTGATTTCCATTTCTTTTAGGATTCCCGGCTGTACGCTTTCGATGGCAGTACCTGCAATGGTAAGTGCTTCTTCATATTGGTAATTACGGAAAGCAATTTCCGCTTCGATGAGCCGTACTGAAACAGATGAATAAGAGCTTCTGTACCGGTTTCCATATTGGATAAGCTTTTCTGCCAGCAGCGCTGTTTCGATAATCTCAGCAGTTTCCCTGTAGCCTTCTTCAACGGCTTCCAGTGCTTTTTCGAGAACTTCTGTTACATCTGAAATTTCCAAAGGCTTATCATCGAGCCGTTTAGAAACTTCTATAATATAGCTTTCTGCTTTTTCAATCGTGACCAGATAGTGATCAGGAAGTCCTGGCAGGTTGCTTTTTTGTACCATTCTTCTTGCCTCAAGCAGCTTCCTGCGGAGTTCTTTCAGCTTTTCTTTTGTCTGCAGCTCATCTTTTCTCAGGCTGATCAGTTTTTCTTGATACTCATGGTTTGATTTTTTCACATCTTCCAGCTGAACCGCCATCTCTTCCATCATTTCACGGATGACCGAATACGAGTCCTTCTTTTCTTCGATAGACTGTTCAATGATGGAAAACCTCGTTTGGAGCTTAGTGAACAATTTTTCCAGCCGTTTATGAACCTCTACATCGGAGTGGTCAAGCTGGTAACTGAGCGCTACCATATCAGCTTCGGCACGGATCTTTTCCATATCCAGCTGTAAATCAGAAAGTGATTGAAGGATGACTTCCTTCTCTTTAATCACAAACTGTTTTGAGACCACTTCATTTTCAAGGAGATCGTACAATTGATCGATTTCGGCGTTTAATTGTTCAATGCCTTTTTGCGTTTCATCGATTTCCAGTGCATATACCTTCTCGAGCAATTTGGTGATCGTCTCATTCATCGCTGTAATTTCTTTATCGATCCCAATGTGATTGAGAACATAGCCTTGCTGTTCCATATCAAAGAATCCATCCTGAAGATCCTTAAGGCTTGAAGGTAAATCAGATAAAAGCATGACTAGCAGTTCAGGAACTGATTCCATTTTCGATCTGGCTTCTTTTAATTTTTCAATACTTTCAACGAGAATTTTTCGGGCTTCGAGGTGGTTGCCCTGTGAGGTCAATTCATCAAACTGCACAAATTTTGCATTGACTTCTGTAAACTCCTCTTCAAACAGCACGGCTGTTTTCCCCAAAGACCGGGAATGTGTCAGAAAATACTTCTTAGCCTCACTGAATTGTTCCTTGGCCTCAATAATGTCTTCCCTGTTTAATTCTTCGCTTGTGATCAGTTCGTCAATCTCAGCCGATATGGCTTTGATTCGCTCTTCCATGGCTTGCATCCGGGATTCAATATGATGCAGAATCCCTTTTGCCTTTCCAAACCGGTATTTGTCCGCACTTTCCTCGGCATCAAACAGAGCCTCTTCCATATTTGGAAGTTCAACTGTGACCATCTCATCCCAGTCGCTGCGCCATGACTCAAATTTCTCTTCTGTTTCGCCAACCATTGTAAGCCCTTTTACCTTTGAAATCTCTTCTGTTAGCGGACGGTTCATGATATCCATTTTCCAGGATTCCAGACGGTCAATCTGCTTATAAATCCGTTTGCGTGAAAAGGAGCCAAAAACAACGACAGCTATTAAAACAACTACTGCGGCAATTATGTATGTCATAGGAAGCACCCTTTCTTCCTTTCTGCAAAACTGCAAAATCTATGTAATAATGATGTTACAATTGTTTAATTTTAATTGTAATAATTAATGAGTGCAATTTTTTTATTGAATGCCAGCGTTTTACTGTGCTTTTCACTTGTCCGAAGCTGACTCAATGTTCTTATGATAACATGTAAAACTGAATTTTGACTAAAAAAAAATGAAAAAAACCATAATTTTTTTCCATAAATATCAAAGCTTTCTTATCCTTTAACACAACGCAGGAGGTTAACGATGTCTACTTTTTATGATGGACATGTCCACACCCCGTATTGTCCGCATGGCACCGCCGATCCGCTTTCCCTATATATTGAACGGGCAATTGAATTAGGATTATCCGGAATGACCTTTACTGAACATGCCCCCTTGCCTTCAGGGTTCATTGATCCGGTACCAGAAAAAGATTCAGGCATGGAATTGAGCAGGCTTTCTTCCTACTTGGACGAACTGGGAGCTGCAAAACAATATTACAGAAAGGCGATCTCCATTAATATCGGATTAGAAGTAGACTTTATTGATGGATTTGAAAAGGAAACAAAGGATTTCTTAAATGAAGTCGGTCCCCGGCTCGATGATGCCATTCTTTCCGTCCATTTCATTAAGCAGGAAAGCTCCTATTTCTGCATTGATTACAGCGA
This genomic stretch from Fictibacillus marinisediminis harbors:
- a CDS encoding cysteine desulfurase family protein, which codes for MIYFDNSATTKPYKEVLDAFVTVSQNYFANPSSIHSKGGETERLIFQARKTVAGLLKVKPAEIIFTSGGTEGNNTAIKGIALKHQERGKHLITSEVEHASSYETFHYLESLGFEVTYLPVNSSGEISLEELEKSIRKDTILVSLIHVNNEVGTIQPIVDAGKILKNFPKVFFHVDHVQGIGKVPLPFKEASIDLCTMSGHKFHGLKGTGILYKREGITLSPLLTGGEQEASVRAGTENVAGIVSIAKALRMTFDRMEYGIRSMETVKQKMMDELSVMEGITINTPSNSAPHIINFSIHGVKPEVMIHTLDQKGIYVSTRSACSSKQAGASRILLAMGLGEKKAGTAIRMSLSFDNTLDEAEVVLKELKNAVVQLQTVMG
- the ezrA gene encoding septation ring formation regulator EzrA, which encodes MTYIIAAVVVLIAVVVFGSFSRKRIYKQIDRLESWKMDIMNRPLTEEISKVKGLTMVGETEEKFESWRSDWDEMVTVELPNMEEALFDAEESADKYRFGKAKGILHHIESRMQAMEERIKAISAEIDELITSEELNREDIIEAKEQFSEAKKYFLTHSRSLGKTAVLFEEEFTEVNAKFVQFDELTSQGNHLEARKILVESIEKLKEARSKMESVPELLVMLLSDLPSSLKDLQDGFFDMEQQGYVLNHIGIDKEITAMNETITKLLEKVYALEIDETQKGIEQLNAEIDQLYDLLENEVVSKQFVIKEKEVILQSLSDLQLDMEKIRAEADMVALSYQLDHSDVEVHKRLEKLFTKLQTRFSIIEQSIEEKKDSYSVIREMMEEMAVQLEDVKKSNHEYQEKLISLRKDELQTKEKLKELRRKLLEARRMVQKSNLPGLPDHYLVTIEKAESYIIEVSKRLDDKPLEISDVTEVLEKALEAVEEGYRETAEIIETALLAEKLIQYGNRYRSSYSSVSVRLIEAEIAFRNYQYEEALTIAGTAIESVQPGILKEMEINLKQKI